From a region of the Paenibacillus lutimineralis genome:
- a CDS encoding phosphatidylinositol kinase produces MDYQQICWNCMNKYVGITMKDGQRFDGFIAHVDNDFVTLAIPTDEMMAGMSGDKRQFGFHPGFFPRRRFFRRRLPFFGISDLFLLPFFL; encoded by the coding sequence ATGGATTATCAACAAATTTGCTGGAACTGCATGAATAAATATGTCGGCATCACGATGAAAGACGGACAGCGCTTTGACGGCTTCATCGCCCATGTCGACAACGACTTCGTCACTCTCGCCATTCCAACCGATGAGATGATGGCCGGGATGTCGGGGGACAAACGACAGTTCGGATTCCATCCCGGATTCTTCCCGCGGCGCCGCTTCTTCCGTAGGCGGTTACCGTTCTTCGGTATTAGTGATCTATTTCTGCTTCCTTTCTTCCTATAG
- a CDS encoding DUF6199 family natural product biosynthesis protein, which yields MNFLMGIICIIIGVLNLAKPEFAWYLKEGWKVDGNSEPSDTYLTFTRISGGVAIFVGILVFFVGIS from the coding sequence ATGAATTTTCTTATGGGGATTATATGTATTATTATCGGTGTACTAAATTTAGCGAAACCAGAGTTCGCCTGGTATTTAAAAGAAGGCTGGAAAGTAGACGGAAATTCCGAGCCAAGCGATACTTACCTGACATTCACTCGGATCAGCGGTGGAGTAGCCATTTTTGTGGGTATCCTCGTCTTTTTCGTTGGAATAAGCTAG
- a CDS encoding VOC family protein, which translates to MSIVTSKISGIFIPVKDITAARDWYCSLLGLEPDLEIISGHLCCIPMDNNGLNVILDSKVYAEDTYARTPMFHFDTDDIERAYQYVQQLGAELVTSIEHGHWFNFKDPDGNMLMICKCN; encoded by the coding sequence ATGAGTATTGTAACTAGTAAGATCAGCGGGATTTTTATACCGGTTAAAGACATTACAGCCGCCCGCGATTGGTATTGTTCATTATTAGGCCTTGAACCAGACCTCGAGATTATTTCCGGGCATCTTTGCTGCATTCCTATGGATAACAACGGACTCAATGTGATATTGGACAGTAAGGTTTATGCAGAAGATACTTACGCGCGGACGCCGATGTTTCATTTTGACACCGATGACATTGAGCGGGCCTATCAATATGTACAGCAATTAGGCGCTGAGCTCGTGACATCTATTGAACACGGTCATTGGTTCAATTTTAAAGATCCGGACGGAAATATGCTGATGATCTGCAAATGTAATTAA
- a CDS encoding DsrE/DsrF/DrsH-like family protein, with translation MSRKVLIVGGVAGGATAAARLRRLDEEAHIVMFERDAYISFANCGLPYYIGDSIKERSKLLVQTPEAMYRRFNIDIRTESEVMELRPDSKTVLVRSKERGEYEESYDAVILSPGARPIRPNLPGIDSARIHTLRNIPDTDRIKARVVEEKVQSAIVIGGGFIGVEMAENLRDIGLDVTLIEGGPQILAPFDSEMSAVLAKELEERGVNLLMSQTVAAFQEADNRIQVQTADGSTLTSEIVILAIGVTPDTGFLKNSGLELGPRGHIIVNDRLETNLDQVYAVGDAVEVVDFVNGSKTAIPLAGPANKQGRIAADNVYGLETTYKGSQGTSIIKVFGLTGAATGNNEKTLQRLGLPYHVSYVHPNSHAAYYPGATPLSLKLLFDDQGTVLGAQAVGYDGVDKRIDDIATVIRFRGNVTDLTELELAYAPPYSSAKDPVNMAGYTAENILSGRTQVFTAQQLATRDTANTILVDVRSELEHANGHIPDSLNIPVDEMRSRLDELDASKEIWVYCQVGLRGYTASRILQQKGFKVRNLTGGYKTYQMANYKPGRVTTPPAGKQANQVNLQQERTAAEGQIASTAETMIQATAELDACGLCCPGPLVQLRMKMDELSSGEILHVTATDAGFYEDVQAWVKMSGNQLRQVSKNPNGTIEAYVEKGAPLTEAVSTAPAQATADGSSMIVFSGDLDKAIASFIIANGAAASGKKVTMFFTFWGLNIIRKPEKVAVSKNMIGRMFGAMMPRGSKKLSLSRMNMMGMGAKMIRSVMNNNNVSSLEELIQSAIQQGVEIVACQMSMDVMGIKHEELIDGVKVAGVGYYLGKADQSGINLFI, from the coding sequence ATGAGTAGAAAAGTATTAATCGTAGGCGGTGTCGCCGGGGGCGCAACCGCGGCAGCACGGCTGCGGAGACTGGATGAAGAAGCGCATATTGTCATGTTCGAAAGGGATGCCTACATCTCCTTCGCCAACTGCGGACTTCCTTATTATATAGGAGATTCCATCAAGGAGCGCTCCAAGCTGCTTGTACAGACTCCAGAAGCGATGTATCGCCGCTTCAATATCGATATTCGTACCGAGAGCGAAGTTATGGAGCTTCGTCCGGACAGCAAGACCGTACTCGTACGCAGCAAGGAGCGCGGCGAATATGAGGAGAGCTATGATGCAGTAATCCTCTCCCCGGGTGCAAGACCGATCCGGCCAAACCTGCCTGGAATCGATAGTGCACGGATCCATACACTGCGCAATATCCCAGATACGGACCGTATCAAAGCGCGTGTTGTCGAAGAGAAGGTGCAATCGGCGATCGTCATCGGCGGCGGATTCATCGGTGTAGAGATGGCTGAAAATCTGCGAGATATCGGTCTCGATGTTACTTTGATTGAAGGCGGGCCGCAAATTTTGGCTCCGTTTGATTCTGAGATGTCGGCTGTGCTGGCCAAAGAGCTGGAAGAACGTGGTGTGAACCTGCTTATGTCACAAACTGTAGCAGCATTCCAGGAGGCGGACAACCGGATTCAAGTACAAACCGCTGACGGAAGCACATTAACTAGCGAAATTGTCATTCTTGCCATTGGTGTTACTCCGGATACCGGCTTCCTGAAGAACAGCGGATTGGAACTTGGGCCGCGTGGCCATATCATCGTGAACGATCGTCTAGAGACTAATCTGGATCAAGTGTATGCGGTCGGTGATGCGGTTGAAGTTGTGGATTTCGTCAATGGAAGCAAGACGGCGATTCCGCTGGCAGGACCGGCCAACAAGCAAGGACGGATCGCTGCAGACAATGTGTATGGTCTTGAGACGACCTATAAAGGCTCGCAGGGCACTTCCATCATCAAAGTATTTGGGTTAACGGGTGCAGCAACGGGCAATAACGAGAAAACTTTGCAGCGTTTGGGATTACCCTACCACGTATCCTATGTTCATCCGAATTCTCATGCCGCTTACTATCCGGGAGCAACTCCACTATCGTTGAAGCTGTTGTTTGATGATCAAGGTACTGTGCTTGGTGCCCAGGCCGTTGGCTATGACGGTGTCGACAAGCGTATCGATGATATTGCTACCGTAATCCGCTTCCGGGGTAACGTCACTGACTTGACGGAATTGGAGCTTGCTTATGCGCCACCTTACTCCTCTGCGAAGGACCCAGTTAATATGGCGGGCTACACCGCCGAGAACATTCTAAGCGGTCGGACACAGGTGTTCACAGCACAACAGCTTGCAACAAGAGATACAGCCAATACGATATTGGTCGACGTTCGTTCCGAGCTTGAGCATGCGAATGGGCATATTCCTGACTCCTTGAACATTCCTGTCGATGAAATGCGCAGTCGTCTTGATGAGTTGGATGCATCCAAAGAGATCTGGGTGTACTGTCAAGTAGGATTAAGAGGATACACGGCATCCCGTATTTTGCAGCAAAAAGGCTTCAAGGTGCGCAACCTGACTGGTGGCTACAAGACTTATCAAATGGCAAACTATAAGCCTGGAAGAGTGACTACACCTCCAGCGGGGAAGCAGGCTAATCAAGTGAATTTACAACAAGAACGTACTGCAGCCGAGGGACAGATTGCTTCTACAGCTGAAACCATGATTCAAGCTACAGCTGAGCTGGACGCATGCGGATTATGCTGCCCAGGACCGCTGGTTCAGCTTAGGATGAAGATGGATGAGCTGAGCAGTGGCGAGATCCTGCATGTTACGGCAACCGATGCCGGTTTCTATGAGGATGTTCAGGCTTGGGTCAAAATGTCCGGCAACCAGCTTAGACAAGTTAGCAAAAATCCGAACGGCACGATTGAAGCATATGTAGAAAAAGGAGCTCCCTTGACCGAGGCAGTCTCCACAGCTCCGGCACAAGCAACGGCTGATGGAAGCTCAATGATCGTCTTCAGCGGCGATCTGGATAAGGCTATCGCTTCTTTTATCATCGCTAATGGCGCAGCAGCTAGCGGCAAGAAGGTCACGATGTTCTTCACCTTCTGGGGACTGAACATCATCCGCAAACCAGAGAAGGTTGCCGTCTCCAAGAATATGATCGGACGCATGTTCGGAGCGATGATGCCGCGTGGCAGCAAGAAGCTGTCCCTGTCCAGAATGAACATGATGGGGATGGGAGCAAAAATGATCCGCTCCGTGATGAACAACAACAATGTCTCCTCCCTAGAAGAGCTGATTCAATCAGCGATCCAGCAAGGAGTTGAGATCGTCGCTTGCCAAATGTCAATGGACGTAATGGGCATCAAGCACGAGGAGCTAATCGATGGCGTTAAGGTCGCTGGAGTCGGCTACTATCTCGGCAAAGCCGATCAATCAGGCATCAATTTATTCATATAA
- a CDS encoding ArsR/SmtB family transcription factor: MDNNFKAYTQAAEILKALAHPVRLCIIRGLMEKKQCNVSYMQECLDLPQSTVSQHLQKLRSAGIVEAERNGLEINYRIADEKIRKLVTALFEEEQQA, encoded by the coding sequence GTGGACAACAATTTTAAAGCTTATACCCAGGCAGCGGAAATATTGAAAGCCTTGGCCCATCCTGTTCGGCTCTGTATTATTCGGGGACTCATGGAGAAGAAGCAGTGCAATGTTTCTTATATGCAAGAATGCCTTGATCTACCGCAATCGACGGTATCGCAGCATTTGCAGAAATTGCGCAGCGCTGGAATCGTAGAGGCCGAGCGCAATGGACTGGAGATCAATTATCGTATCGCAGATGAGAAAATTCGGAAGCTGGTTACAGCATTATTTGAGGAGGAACAACAAGCATGA
- a CDS encoding undecaprenyl-diphosphate phosphatase: MDNILDFLKSVILGIVEGITEFLPVSSTGHLVIFENLLGFEGTTPSFVEMYTYVIQLGAILAVVVLYWAKIKDTLVNFFPKKVGFERSGFRFWLMLAIACIPGGVFGVLLNDLSDKYLFTPVVVAITLFFGGIWMMYAESRFRNNRAPGIGGDELNVTVKQAIIIGAFQCLAIIPGMSRSASTIIGGWVAGLSTVAAAEFSFFLAIPVMVGMSLLKILKIGGLTSLTSTEIISLIIGFVVSFIVALAVIRKFISYLQKKPMKVFAIYRMIFAIFVLVAGIAGIFH, from the coding sequence ATGGACAATATTTTGGACTTTTTGAAATCAGTTATTCTAGGTATCGTAGAAGGGATTACCGAGTTCTTGCCGGTTTCCTCCACAGGCCATCTCGTAATCTTCGAGAACCTGTTAGGTTTTGAGGGTACAACCCCTTCCTTTGTAGAGATGTATACTTATGTGATTCAGCTTGGCGCCATTCTGGCGGTTGTCGTCCTGTATTGGGCCAAAATCAAGGACACGCTCGTGAACTTTTTCCCCAAGAAGGTTGGGTTTGAGCGTTCCGGGTTCAGGTTCTGGCTTATGCTGGCGATCGCATGTATTCCTGGCGGAGTATTCGGTGTTTTGCTGAACGACCTATCTGATAAGTATCTATTCACACCGGTTGTCGTAGCGATTACGCTATTCTTCGGCGGGATTTGGATGATGTATGCTGAATCTAGATTCCGGAATAACAGAGCTCCGGGAATAGGCGGCGATGAACTGAACGTGACGGTCAAGCAAGCGATTATTATCGGTGCCTTCCAGTGTTTGGCTATCATTCCAGGGATGTCCCGTTCCGCTTCCACGATTATTGGGGGCTGGGTCGCTGGATTGTCTACGGTGGCAGCTGCGGAGTTCTCGTTCTTCTTGGCGATTCCAGTTATGGTCGGCATGAGTTTGTTGAAAATTTTGAAAATCGGCGGGTTGACAAGCCTGACTAGCACAGAGATTATTTCACTTATTATCGGCTTTGTCGTATCTTTCATTGTTGCGTTGGCCGTGATCCGGAAATTCATCTCTTACTTGCAGAAGAAGCCGATGAAGGTATTCGCGATTTATCGTATGATCTTTGCAATTTTCGTACTGGTAGCAGGGATAGCGGGGATTTTCCACTAA
- a CDS encoding AAA family ATPase — translation MIIWINGAFGSGKTTAAFELQRRIPDSVVYDPEHVGFFIRKQLPKSIHKGDFQDYPMWREMNYAMLKHLSEEYSGTVIVPMTITNPDYFAEIVGRLRGVGTDICHVTLLASRETLLKRLKGRGERSNSWPIQQIDRCLASLGTEVFAEHVYTDELTAEDAVERIASISGVTLLPDTRSGFRKALDRKLITIRHIRF, via the coding sequence GTGATAATTTGGATTAATGGAGCCTTTGGCTCGGGCAAGACGACCGCGGCATTCGAGTTACAAAGGCGGATTCCTGATTCTGTTGTGTATGATCCTGAGCACGTTGGCTTCTTCATCAGAAAGCAATTGCCAAAGTCTATACATAAAGGGGATTTTCAAGATTATCCGATGTGGCGGGAAATGAATTATGCCATGCTGAAACATTTGAGTGAGGAGTATAGCGGGACCGTTATTGTACCCATGACAATCACGAACCCGGACTATTTTGCCGAGATCGTCGGACGATTACGAGGTGTCGGGACAGACATTTGTCATGTTACTTTGCTTGCTTCCAGGGAAACTTTACTTAAGCGCCTTAAAGGACGGGGGGAGAGGTCGAACTCTTGGCCGATCCAGCAGATAGACCGCTGTCTAGCCAGTCTTGGCACAGAGGTGTTCGCCGAACATGTCTATACCGATGAGTTGACGGCGGAAGATGCTGTTGAACGAATTGCTTCGATCAGCGGTGTTACGCTGCTCCCCGATACAAGAAGCGGCTTCCGGAAGGCGCTCGATCGCAAGCTGATTACGATCCGGCATATTCGCTTTTGA
- the thyA gene encoding thymidylate synthase, translating into MRNYLDLLQDVMDHGTEKEDRTGTGTYSVFGRQLRFDLSKGFPLMTTKRIHLKSVVHELLWFLSGDTNIRYLKENGVRIWDEWADENGDLGPVYGSQWRSWPTPDGRRIDQIAGVIESIKNNPDSRRHLVSAWNVAEIDEMKLPPCHFVYQFYVADGKLSCMLTMRSVDTFLGLPFNIASYALLTHMVAQQCGLEVGEFIWSGGDVHIYKNHLEQVKTQLEREPYPLPQLVIKRKPDSVFDYVYEDFEFVGYQHHPGIKAPVAI; encoded by the coding sequence ATGAGAAATTATTTGGATTTACTACAGGATGTAATGGATCACGGAACGGAAAAAGAGGATCGGACAGGCACGGGTACTTATTCGGTTTTTGGCAGACAATTACGCTTTGATCTCAGCAAGGGGTTCCCACTGATGACGACGAAGCGGATTCACTTGAAGTCGGTTGTACACGAACTGCTCTGGTTCCTCAGCGGAGACACCAATATTAGATACTTGAAAGAGAACGGGGTCCGCATTTGGGATGAATGGGCGGATGAGAACGGAGATCTGGGCCCTGTCTATGGCTCGCAATGGCGTTCCTGGCCGACACCGGACGGAAGAAGAATCGACCAGATTGCAGGTGTGATCGAATCGATCAAGAACAATCCGGATTCGCGCCGTCACTTGGTCAGTGCTTGGAACGTAGCTGAAATCGATGAGATGAAGCTGCCGCCTTGTCACTTCGTATATCAGTTCTATGTGGCTGATGGGAAGCTCTCTTGTATGCTGACCATGCGATCTGTCGATACTTTCCTCGGTTTGCCGTTTAATATCGCCAGCTATGCGCTGCTCACGCATATGGTTGCACAGCAATGCGGTCTGGAGGTAGGCGAATTCATCTGGTCAGGCGGAGACGTGCATATTTACAAGAATCATCTTGAACAGGTGAAGACCCAATTGGAGCGTGAGCCGTATCCTTTGCCACAGCTGGTGATTAAGCGCAAGCCGGATTCTGTTTTCGACTATGTCTATGAAGATTTCGAATTTGTCGGCTACCAGCATCATCCTGGCATTAAAGCCCCTGTTGCGATATAG
- a CDS encoding dihydrofolate reductase: MGITFIWAMARDGVIGRDNDLPWRLPADMAFFKAQTTGKTVLMGRKTWESMRSRPLPNRRNVVMTNDGSYHAEGAEIVHTVEEALALADGEELMVIGGAGIFQLLIPYADRLLVTKIDEDIAGDTFFPSIDWSEFQLEQESAGIRDEKNPYNYRFLIYVRRHPSA; the protein is encoded by the coding sequence ATGGGGATAACATTTATTTGGGCTATGGCCAGGGACGGAGTTATTGGTCGGGATAATGATTTGCCTTGGCGTTTGCCAGCGGATATGGCCTTCTTCAAAGCACAAACGACAGGGAAGACCGTACTTATGGGACGTAAAACCTGGGAGTCGATGCGCAGCCGCCCACTGCCGAACCGTCGCAATGTCGTCATGACGAATGATGGCTCGTATCATGCTGAGGGTGCGGAGATCGTACATACGGTTGAAGAGGCGTTAGCTCTGGCGGATGGCGAGGAATTAATGGTGATTGGCGGGGCGGGGATTTTCCAACTGTTGATCCCTTACGCGGATCGCTTGCTGGTGACGAAGATTGATGAAGACATTGCCGGAGATACTTTCTTCCCGTCGATCGATTGGTCCGAGTTCCAGCTGGAGCAGGAGAGCGCAGGAATTCGTGATGAGAAGAACCCTTATAATTACCGGTTTTTGATCTATGTAAGGCGTCATCCGTCTGCATAA
- a CDS encoding glutamate synthase subunit beta, producing the protein MSTPTGFMEFTRHLPGDRSPLERVNDWQEFHKHLTEQELQRQGARCMDCGTPYCHTGIEMIGGTSGCPLHNLIPEWNHLIYRGLWRDALERLHKTNNFPEFTGRVCPAPCEGSCTVGLIGQPVTIKTIEQAIVDRGFEEGWIVAEPPAHCTGHKVAVVGSGPAGLACAAQLNKAGHEVTVYERADRIGGLLMYGIPAMKLDKKIVQRRVDLLAAEGVKFVTNTEIGKDIMTQQLIDQYDAVVLCGGATRPRKFEIEGSHLHGVHYAMPFLNGTIKSYLDSGLQDRQYISAAGKDVIVIGGGDTGSDCVATALRHGCRSITQFGTHVKAPLERDSLANPWPQFPNVYTLDYAQEEAKALYGEDPREFSIMTTRFVGDEQGNLKELHTVQIKRTVDGEGRKTYEPVPGTERVFPAQLALVAIGFDGPETTMIDELGLETDRRSNVKARYGKYNTNVDKVFAAGDMRRGQSLVVWAIQEGREAAREVNKFLTGDGILA; encoded by the coding sequence ATGTCTACACCAACTGGATTTATGGAGTTTACCCGTCACCTACCGGGAGACCGCAGTCCGCTGGAGCGAGTAAATGATTGGCAGGAATTTCACAAGCATCTGACTGAACAGGAATTACAGAGACAGGGAGCCCGCTGTATGGACTGCGGAACTCCTTATTGTCATACAGGGATCGAGATGATCGGGGGTACTTCAGGTTGTCCGCTGCACAATCTGATTCCGGAATGGAATCATCTCATCTACCGCGGCTTATGGAGAGATGCGCTGGAGCGCCTGCACAAGACGAATAATTTTCCGGAGTTTACAGGCAGGGTCTGTCCGGCTCCTTGTGAAGGTTCTTGTACAGTAGGGCTCATTGGCCAGCCAGTAACAATCAAGACGATTGAACAAGCGATTGTTGACCGAGGCTTCGAGGAAGGCTGGATTGTAGCGGAGCCGCCTGCGCACTGTACGGGTCATAAGGTTGCGGTCGTCGGCTCCGGTCCGGCGGGGCTGGCCTGTGCAGCGCAATTGAACAAGGCTGGACATGAAGTGACTGTGTATGAACGCGCGGATCGGATCGGCGGTCTATTGATGTACGGCATACCCGCGATGAAGCTGGATAAGAAGATCGTACAGCGTCGTGTCGATCTCCTCGCTGCCGAAGGCGTAAAGTTCGTTACGAATACGGAAATCGGTAAGGACATCATGACACAGCAGCTGATAGATCAATATGATGCGGTTGTGCTATGCGGCGGGGCGACAAGGCCGCGCAAATTCGAGATTGAAGGCAGCCATTTACACGGTGTGCATTATGCGATGCCTTTCCTGAACGGCACGATCAAGAGCTACCTCGATTCCGGGCTACAGGATAGGCAATATATTTCAGCGGCCGGCAAAGATGTAATCGTAATTGGCGGTGGAGATACCGGATCAGATTGTGTCGCTACAGCTCTGCGCCATGGATGCCGTAGCATTACGCAATTTGGCACGCATGTCAAGGCACCGCTGGAGCGGGATTCGCTTGCCAATCCGTGGCCACAATTCCCGAATGTCTATACGCTCGATTATGCTCAGGAAGAGGCCAAAGCGTTGTATGGGGAGGATCCACGGGAATTCTCTATCATGACCACCCGCTTCGTCGGCGACGAGCAGGGGAACTTGAAGGAGCTGCACACGGTTCAAATCAAACGTACAGTCGATGGGGAAGGCCGTAAAACCTATGAGCCTGTTCCCGGGACGGAACGGGTATTCCCAGCCCAACTAGCGCTCGTTGCTATCGGATTTGATGGGCCGGAGACAACGATGATCGATGAGCTGGGGCTTGAGACAGACCGCCGAAGCAATGTCAAAGCGCGTTACGGCAAATATAACACGAATGTTGACAAGGTATTCGCCGCCGGTGATATGCGCCGCGGGCAAAGTCTGGTCGTGTGGGCCATCCAGGAAGGCCGCGAGGCGGCACGGGAAGTCAATAAGTTCCTGACAGGGGACGGAATCCTAGCGTAA
- a CDS encoding type IA DNA topoisomerase, translated as MKTLVIAEKPDMGRTIAAVIEPRAKNNRSYLEGEQYIITWAIGHLLGLAEPDAYDDKYKKWNFYDLPIMPEQFKIVPNPKTKDQLKTIGELAKRCNAVVNACDAGREGQYIFALIQQRLKLMQPVKRLWISDLTSESIAKGFAELRSSEEFANLTKAARARSEADWLVGMNASRAFTTKHNTLLSVGRVQTPVLALIYDRQKEIESFDSLTYYEIKAEFEQDERLYIGTWQGDRLTDAEKARSLADKVRGKQGQIVEYEVKETKEYPYKLYDLTLLQRDANAKFGYSAKKTLDLAQALYERHKLITYPRTNSNYVTEQNIEGMHKTLHMLKSTDYKELAEGGNQKRVHVNNKSVCNPSRVEDHHAILPTLRRPGTLSKEEGNIYDLVVRRFLSHFYPAAEYKQHTVMTEVEKELFKTNVKELLSLGWKVCLPGDDNKASKRGKKKDEEEDQEEEVSEPFSVDRNKPVLCKEAEAKEKATQPPKSYTEGTLLKAMESAGKQLENDELREAMKDAGLGTPATRAATIERLKSVGYITMQGKRITVTQKGRTAIELIRHAGVELLTSPEMTGQWERRLYQISKGEATSEKFMENVKKFTISIVEKVRVQKKADASRFDGGPEEKGKRGGRTGSRSKGGDSTAGTASRRGSGSSGSGRTAGGAAAGQAVGSGGSAGSSGGFEALAPCPRSGCGGQLIEGRKGYGCTHYKQGCGFVIWKEYAGKKISRTMLQSLLEKGHTQILSFKHSEGDYKGRITLLDPVSGKLNVERTEG; from the coding sequence ATGAAAACGCTCGTAATTGCTGAGAAACCCGATATGGGACGAACGATCGCCGCGGTGATTGAGCCGCGGGCGAAGAATAATCGCTCTTATCTGGAAGGAGAGCAATATATTATTACCTGGGCGATCGGACATCTACTCGGTTTGGCCGAGCCTGACGCCTATGATGACAAGTATAAAAAATGGAATTTTTATGATCTGCCAATCATGCCAGAGCAATTCAAGATTGTGCCGAATCCGAAGACGAAGGATCAATTGAAGACGATCGGCGAGCTGGCCAAGCGTTGCAATGCGGTTGTAAATGCCTGCGACGCCGGGCGCGAAGGACAATATATCTTCGCTTTGATTCAGCAGCGGCTTAAGCTTATGCAGCCGGTCAAGCGTCTGTGGATCTCTGACTTGACCTCCGAGAGTATCGCCAAAGGCTTCGCCGAGCTGCGGAGCAGCGAAGAGTTCGCGAATCTGACGAAGGCAGCGCGGGCGAGAAGTGAGGCCGACTGGCTCGTCGGTATGAATGCCTCACGTGCCTTTACAACAAAGCATAATACGCTGCTCTCGGTCGGCCGGGTGCAGACGCCTGTACTCGCGCTGATTTATGACCGTCAGAAGGAAATCGAGAGCTTTGACTCCTTGACTTATTACGAGATCAAAGCTGAATTTGAACAGGACGAGCGGTTATATATCGGAACCTGGCAAGGGGATCGATTGACAGATGCAGAGAAGGCTCGGTCTTTAGCGGATAAAGTACGCGGCAAGCAAGGCCAGATCGTGGAATATGAGGTTAAGGAGACGAAGGAATATCCTTATAAGCTGTATGACCTGACGCTGCTTCAACGTGATGCGAACGCGAAGTTTGGCTACTCGGCCAAGAAGACGCTTGATTTGGCCCAGGCTTTATACGAACGCCATAAGCTGATTACATATCCGCGTACAAACTCCAATTATGTAACTGAACAAAATATCGAAGGCATGCACAAAACGCTACATATGCTGAAATCTACGGATTATAAGGAACTAGCCGAGGGCGGGAACCAGAAGCGGGTTCATGTGAACAACAAGTCGGTCTGCAATCCTTCTCGTGTGGAGGATCACCATGCCATTCTGCCGACCTTAAGAAGGCCGGGAACGCTTAGTAAGGAAGAGGGGAATATTTATGATCTCGTCGTCCGCCGCTTTTTGTCGCATTTCTATCCGGCAGCTGAATATAAGCAGCACACAGTGATGACGGAAGTTGAGAAGGAATTGTTCAAGACGAATGTTAAGGAACTGCTGTCCTTGGGCTGGAAAGTGTGCTTGCCCGGTGATGACAACAAAGCTTCAAAGCGCGGCAAGAAGAAGGACGAAGAGGAAGACCAAGAGGAAGAGGTCAGTGAGCCGTTCTCTGTTGACCGCAATAAGCCGGTGCTATGTAAGGAAGCTGAGGCGAAGGAGAAAGCCACTCAGCCTCCGAAGTCTTATACCGAAGGCACGCTGCTCAAGGCTATGGAGAGTGCTGGCAAGCAGCTCGAGAATGACGAGCTCCGCGAAGCGATGAAGGATGCGGGGCTTGGAACACCAGCGACCCGGGCCGCAACGATCGAGCGCCTGAAAAGCGTCGGATATATCACGATGCAGGGCAAGCGGATCACGGTGACGCAGAAGGGGCGCACTGCCATCGAATTAATCAGGCATGCTGGAGTAGAGCTGTTAACTTCTCCCGAGATGACAGGGCAGTGGGAGCGCCGACTGTACCAAATCTCTAAAGGAGAGGCGACCAGCGAGAAATTTATGGAGAACGTGAAGAAATTTACGATCTCGATTGTTGAGAAGGTGCGTGTACAGAAGAAAGCGGACGCTTCGCGGTTTGACGGTGGCCCTGAGGAGAAGGGCAAGCGCGGCGGCCGCACAGGCTCTCGCTCCAAAGGAGGCGACTCCACAGCAGGGACCGCTTCCAGGCGAGGAAGCGGCTCATCCGGCAGCGGGCGAACTGCTGGGGGAGCGGCAGCCGGACAAGCCGTTGGCTCCGGGGGTTCGGCGGGCTCGTCTGGCGGCTTCGAAGCGTTGGCGCCGTGCCCGCGCAGCGGCTGTGGCGGTCAGCTGATCGAAGGCCGCAAAGGTTATGGCTGTACTCATTATAAGCAGGGCTGCGGCTTTGTCATTTGGAAAGAGTATGCCGGTAAGAAAATTTCGCGCACGATGCTGCAATCCTTGCTTGAAAAAGGCCATACGCAAATTTTATCCTTCAAGCATTCAGAAGGAGATTACAAAGGCCGAATCACGCTGCTTGATCCCGTGAGCGGGAAGTTAAATGTAGAACGGACAGAGGGTTAA